GAGCGTGAAGATCTCCGTACCGTTCAGCGTCTCGTCCAGCCCGGTCATCTCGAGGGCCGTCACCAGCGTTGAAAGACTCTCGTCTGCCGCCGCCGTCTGGAAGATGCTCATCTCTTCAGGCGCCGCCTCTTCCACGACGATGAAATCGGGTTTCACCGCGGTGTAGGTCCGGTCTGTTTCATCGGTGACGGTGAGGCTCACGGTGTAGACCCCTGCCTCGTGGTAGGTGAAGAGCGGGCTCTCCCGCGTGGACATAAACCCGTTGCCGAAGTCCCAGTACCATGAGGTGATGTTCTCGACGGTGCCGTTCACCGCAAACTGCACGGTGAGCGGCAATTCACCCTGTGTCGGTTCGGCCACAACGTCCACCACCTTCTCCTCGGGCGGGACCAGGACCGCATCGATCACATGGATCAGGCCGTTGCGGCAGAGGAGGTCGGCGATCGTGATCCGTGCATCGTTTACCATCACCCCCTCGTCGGTCTCGGTAATGATCAGGGTCTTGCCCTGGAGGGTCCACATCTTGCCCGCATCTACAAGGCCGTTTCTGGTTGTAAAGCCGTCGACGACATGGTAGAGAAGGATCTCGTTCAATGCCGCCGTGTCGTTGAGCAGGGCGTCGAGCGTGCCTTCAGGGAGGTTATTGAATGCCCCGTCGGTCGGGGCGAAGACGGTGTATACCTCAGTCCCGTTCAGCGTCTCGTTCAGGCCGGTCACATCAAGGGCCGTCACCAGAGTGGCGAAGTTCCCGGTCCTGTTGAGGGTCTGGTAGATCGTGTATTTCGGTGTGCCTGGCGGTTCGAGGGCGGCATCGATGACATGGACCACGCCGTTTGTGCAGGTGATATCGCTCTGGGTGATCAGGGCCTCGTTCACCCTGATCCCCTCTTCGGTCACGGTGATTGCCACGTACATCCCGAGGAGCGTCTGCAGCGTATCCATCTCTTCGAGGTCTGCGGCAGAATAGGTCCCATCGGCGATATGGTAGTTGAGCAGTATTTTTAGCATATCAGGCTGCCTCAAGAGGAGGTTCAGGATGTCCCCGGAGTAGGCGTTGATCGCCTCGTCGGTCGGTGCAAAGAATGTGTACGCCGCCCCGGTGCTCAGCGTTTCGTTCAGTCCGGTCTGGTTGAGGGCGGTCACCATCAGGGTGAAGGTGCCGTTGTTCAGGAGCGTGTCGTAGATCGTGAGGTTGCCTGCCTCTTCGTCAGGCGGGAGGGGTTCGTCCTCTCCGGCTGCAATGCCTGTCGATGCCAGAATGACAAGAATACACAGGCCCAGGATTTTTAGTGCGCGCATTTTTTCATACCTCTTTTGTGATTGGTGTGATCCCAGGACGCGTGCCATCCGGCATGTCTATCGGTCTCCTCCACTCCGGGACGTCGGACACACGTTCATGAACGGATCAGGGACGGACTGGGTCATCTGCATTAATATAATTGTCGGGATATTTTTTGTGACAATGGGATCCTCTCCGTCTTCGGTTTTTATGAGGATGGGGCGGAGTTTCACAGAATCATCTTTTCAAAAATGTGGGGGGGGGGAGGTCTCATCCGTGCCCTCCTGAGAAGAGTTTTGTCCTGGCGTTCTACGGCCTGATGCAAAAGTGGCTGCGAGGGGGACGCCCTGCAGCAGGGGCCGTTCAGCGCTCAACGGCCCTGAGTGTGATGCTGAAGCCCTCCATGCCGGCGAGATTGATCTCGCCGTCTGCCGTATCGGCAACGATCGCCGGGTACTGCCTGACGATCCTGAAGACGGCGTCGTCGTCCGGCAGGGGCGGGTCCAGTGGTGCATCGACGTTCTTCTGGATCACCAGCCGCGTGGGGTCGAGGTTTGCGGCGTAATACTGCTTGAAGATCGAGCGTTTTTCGTCGGAGATGGGGACCCAGTCGGCAGCATCGGCGACCGTCGGATCGACCGGCACCCACCCGTATCCCGGCAGGTAATACTGGGCCCAGAAGTGCGCGCCCGGCGCATCGGCAAGGATCATCTGGTAGCCCCCGATGGCGCGGGCAGGGATCCCGAGCGACCGGCAGAAGGCCGAGAAGAGCATGCTCTGCGTGCCGCAGTCGCCGTGCCCGGTCTCGAACATATGGGTGGATTCGGCCACCTTCGGCACCCTGGCGTCGAGCGACAGGTGCGGGACGTGGCTGTACGGATAGGTCTCGATGATGGAGGCGTAGATCATCTCTGCCTGGAGGTGCGGGTTCGTCTCGTTCCCGACGATCTCCCGCGCCTTCGCCCGGACCGCGTCCGTGATCTCGATGTTGCGTTCGGACACCGTGTAGAGGAGGTACTCGGGATCGCTCGTATCATACTCCCCGACCTGCTCTGGATCGATCTCGAAGCGCTGCTCATATGAGGTGAAGGTGATATCGGCGGCGATCGTCAGGTCGCCGGTGACCGTCTCGACCGGGATCTCGTAGTAGACATACCCGATGGGACCGGTTGTCACCGGGCCTTTGACGATGGCGTCGGCATAAGAGAGGTTGGCGACGGTGACGTTCGTCTGCGATTCGGTCTCGACCGGGAGGGGGTACCAGATCCTGATCGTGCCGGTTGCCGGGAGGAGGTCCCGCGGGATCTCGAGTCGCTCGGTCCCTGCATAGTGTATCGGGTTCACGTACGGCCCTTCGCCCGCGGGCTGGTCCTCTGAGAAGACATAGCGGGCGACGAAATCGAAGTCCAGCGTGGATGCGGTGTGTTTCTGCATCTCCTCAGGGTGCGCATAGAGGTAGTTCTGTGCGACATCGTAGAAGTAGAGCGTTTCGTTATCCGAGACGATCCGCTGGGCGCGGTGTTCGAGCCAGTCGCTCACCTCGTCGTCGGTGATGCCGGGGACGCTCTCACGCAGCGCCCCCTCTGCGGCTGTGGCATTGAGGGGATATTCCATGACCGTCCAGCTCGCCCGGAGCATGGCGTCCCTCGCCTGCCGCGCCGACGCCGCATCGCCGGCTTCGGTGGAGAGGGTATGGGATTTTGCAAAGTGTTCTTCGGCGGTCCGGTAGTATGCGGCGGCGTATGCGGCCGCTCCTCTGGCATAGGCCTCGTCGGCGGCGGAGAGAGCAGGTGTGACGGCCCCGGTCTGTTCGTCGGGCGCGGCCGTGCACCCGGCCGTGAAGAGGAGGAGTGCGGATGCGATCAGGAGAAGGGCGGGCAGATGATCGTTCATGGTGGATAATTTCTGCGGATTGCTCAAAAAAGTTCTGATTTGAAAATAGTTCTGTTTTTTTGCTCTTTTCCGGTGGGGAGTGCACCGCATACGACCGGGCGCCTTATCTGCACCCCGTGCAAACCTTTCCTGTATCATGCAGCGTGCGGATGAAGAGATGGACACACTCCTGGCCTATGTCGAGACCTTCTTCAGGCAGTCGGGCGCCCACGGCCTCGACCACGTCCTCCGCGTCACCCGCCTCTGCGAGGAGATCGGCCTGGTCGAGGGTGCGGATATGCGTGTCCTGATCCCGGCCGCCCTCTTCCACGACATCGCCCGCCCCCTGGAGGAGGAGAGCGGCGTCCCGCACGAGGAGGAGGGGGCGCGGATCGCTGAAGAATACCTCCGGTCGATCGGCTACGACGCCGGGCGCATCCCGACGATCGCCCATTCGATCCGCACCCACCGCTACAGCACCGGCGCAAAACCAGAAACCCTGGAGGCGCGGATCCTCTCTGACGCCGACAAACTCGACGCGATGGGAGCGGTCGGGATCGCCAGGGCGTTTCTCCAGGCAGGCGAACGCGGCGGCGGGATCGAGGACGCCGACCGGCACATCCATGAAAAACTGCTGAACCTATCGGCCCTGATCTCCACCCCTGCCGCAGCGGCGATCGCCGAACGGCGGCACGCCCTCCTGCAGCGGTTTGCCGACGCACTCGAGGAGGAGACCGGCCTCACCTCTCCGGCAGGACCTCCCGTGCAATCGAGCAGAAATACATCCTCTCCCCGAACGCAACAAAGGTCCGGGATACCTCGACCTCGATGATCCTCCCGTCCTTCCGTTTATGCGTCGAACGCGTCCGCTCTTTCACGCCGGGTGAGGCCCCGGCCTGCATCCGGTCCCATTGCGCCTTTGAGATCGACGGGTTGATCTCGATGACCGAGATCCCCTGGAACTCTTCTGCGGTATAGCCCAGGAGTTCGCCGGCCGTCTTGTTGGCCTTGTACACCCGGCCGGCCTCGTCGAAGAGGATGATCGAGTCCGAGGCGTTGTCGAAGGCGAACTGCGTGAAGAGCAGTTCCTGTTCGAGTTCTTCCTTCTCCCTGATCACGGTGACCAGCGCCATGTTCGCCTGCTGCATCTCCTGCGTCCGTTCCCTGATCAGGGCCTCAAGGTTCTCGTGGTAGCGCTTCAGCCGGTCTTTATCGTTTTTCATCTCGGTGATGTCACGGCCGAGGGCGTGGCACTCCAGGAGCGTTCCGTCTTCGCCGAAGATCCCCCTGAAGGTCCAGCGCTCCCAGCAGACCGATCCGTCCTGGCCGACCGTCCTTACGTCCGTGGTGAAGGCCGGGGCGGCCGGCGAGAGGGAGGAGATGCCGCGCCTGATCCCCTCCCGGTCGTCAGGCGAGAAGAGCGAGAGAAAACGGAAACCGGCCAGCTGATCGCGGCCCCTGCCGAGATGAGCGCACAGCGCCTCGTTGACCGAGGAGAGCGTCATGTCCGGCCTGATGTGGGCAACAAACTCGGTCTGGTCGGCGATGAGCGCCAGATATCGTTTCCGGCAGAGGTCCCGCTCTTCCGCCGCCTGCCTGCACGCCGTCTCGTCCACCAGCACGAGGGCGCACCCGTCCCTTCCGGTGTCGAAGACGACCGGGAGGTAGTGGACCGTGAGGTGGAGGCGTTTCCCGCCGACGAACGTCTGCACCTCTGCGCGTGACCGCACACCCTGCACCGCATCGTGGCAGCGTGTCCCGACCTCCGGGTCCTTGAAGAGGGCGAGGGGGATGTCCTTCACGCCCGCACCGTAGATCACGTCGAGCGGGCAGGCAAGGAGGGAAAGGGCCTCTGCATTCACCATCACCACCTCAGACCTGCCGTCCAGGACGATCGCCGGGTGGAGGCAGAAATGGAGGAGGGTGGAAACCGGCATCCGGCGGACCAGGGAGTAGTTTTTCGCCGCCCCGATCTCTTTTCTGTCGATATCGCCCTTCAACTTCAGCATGTCCAGGTACTTCGCGCTGGTGTTGCGGTGAAGGTGCAGTGCACTGGAGATCTCGGTGATGCTCAGTCCTTTCGGATATTTCTTCAGCAGTTCCTTTATCGCAACGATGTCCTGAAAATTACCATTCATCTGCCGGTCTCTCCCATGGGATAATGCACTGCATATTTGTTGTGCATACCCAGGATTTATACTATTTCACCGGGATTATCATGGGTAAATGCATGGCATATTCTGCGCCGCCCGGGTCAGGTCGGGCTGGCGCCATAGGTCATGCAGGAGAGGCCCGATGCCAGAAACATTCGACGTAAAACTGGAGAAAAAGACCTACCGTCCTGATCCGTCCTACCTGGAGGGGTCAAGCATGGGGGACTGGGAGACTGCATACGGCCGTTTCATGGACGACCCCGAGGGCTTCTGGGCCGGGATCGCCGGGGAACTGGAATGGTTCAGGACATGGGACCGGGTGAAGGAGTGGAAGCACCCGTATGCCCGCTGGTTTACCGGGGCGAAACTGAACATCACGCACAACTGTCTTGACCGCCACGCCGCCGGGGACCGCCGGAACAAGGTCGCCCTGATCTGGCGGGGGGAGGAGGAGGGCACCGAGCGGATGTACACCTACCGCCAGCTCCACCGGCTGGTGATGCGCTTCGCCAACGCCCTCAAGAAGATGGGGATCAAGAAGGGGGACACCGTCTGCATCTACATGCCCCTGGTGCCCGAGCAGGTCGTTGCCATCCTGGCCTGCGCACGGATCGGCGCCGTCCACAGCATCGTCTACGGGGGGTTCGGGGCGGCCGCCCTCCATACCAGGATCAGAGACGCAAAGGCAAAGATCGTCATCACCGCCGATGTGGGGTTCAGGCGGGGCAAACGCGTGCCCTTAAAGACGATCGTCGACGAAGCGGTGATCAACGCCTCCAGCGTCGAGAAGGTCATCGTCCTGCGGCGGACAAAACCGCTGCTGGAGCTGATCTCTGAGATGGAGGTGGACTTCGACGAGGTGATGGAGGGCATGGCGCCGGCCTGCGAGCCCGAGGTGATGGACGCCGAAGACCCCCTGTTCATCCTGTACACGAGCGGCACCACCGGGACGCCGAAGGGGATCGTCCATACCTGCGGGGGCTATATGGT
Above is a window of Methanofollis tationis DNA encoding:
- a CDS encoding PAS domain-containing protein, with translation MNGNFQDIVAIKELLKKYPKGLSITEISSALHLHRNTSAKYLDMLKLKGDIDRKEIGAAKNYSLVRRMPVSTLLHFCLHPAIVLDGRSEVVMVNAEALSLLACPLDVIYGAGVKDIPLALFKDPEVGTRCHDAVQGVRSRAEVQTFVGGKRLHLTVHYLPVVFDTGRDGCALVLVDETACRQAAEERDLCRKRYLALIADQTEFVAHIRPDMTLSSVNEALCAHLGRGRDQLAGFRFLSLFSPDDREGIRRGISSLSPAAPAFTTDVRTVGQDGSVCWERWTFRGIFGEDGTLLECHALGRDITEMKNDKDRLKRYHENLEALIRERTQEMQQANMALVTVIREKEELEQELLFTQFAFDNASDSIILFDEAGRVYKANKTAGELLGYTAEEFQGISVIEINPSISKAQWDRMQAGASPGVKERTRSTHKRKDGRIIEVEVSRTFVAFGERMYFCSIAREVLPER
- a CDS encoding HD domain-containing protein, with product MQRADEEMDTLLAYVETFFRQSGAHGLDHVLRVTRLCEEIGLVEGADMRVLIPAALFHDIARPLEEESGVPHEEEGARIAEEYLRSIGYDAGRIPTIAHSIRTHRYSTGAKPETLEARILSDADKLDAMGAVGIARAFLQAGERGGGIEDADRHIHEKLLNLSALISTPAAAAIAERRHALLQRFADALEEETGLTSPAGPPVQSSRNTSSPRTQQRSGIPRPR
- a CDS encoding fasciclin domain-containing protein, with amino-acid sequence MRALKILGLCILVILASTGIAAGEDEPLPPDEEAGNLTIYDTLLNNGTFTLMVTALNQTGLNETLSTGAAYTFFAPTDEAINAYSGDILNLLLRQPDMLKILLNYHIADGTYSAADLEEMDTLQTLLGMYVAITVTEEGIRVNEALITQSDITCTNGVVHVIDAALEPPGTPKYTIYQTLNRTGNFATLVTALDVTGLNETLNGTEVYTVFAPTDGAFNNLPEGTLDALLNDTAALNEILLYHVVDGFTTRNGLVDAGKMWTLQGKTLIITETDEGVMVNDARITIADLLCRNGLIHVIDAVLVPPEEKVVDVVAEPTQGELPLTVQFAVNGTVENITSWYWDFGNGFMSTRESPLFTYHEAGVYTVSLTVTDETDRTYTAVKPDFIVVEEAAPEEMSIFQTAAADESLSTLVTALEMTGLDETLNGTEIFTLFAPTDEAFAALPEGALDALLDDTEALNDILLHHAAGGEYWAADLIGLEALEMLSGKSVRILWDEANETLMIDDALVTVSDVGCTNGVIHVIDGVLQLPEEVPEETPEETPEEEV
- a CDS encoding transglutaminase-like domain-containing protein, which codes for MNDHLPALLLIASALLLFTAGCTAAPDEQTGAVTPALSAADEAYARGAAAYAAAYYRTAEEHFAKSHTLSTEAGDAASARQARDAMLRASWTVMEYPLNATAAEGALRESVPGITDDEVSDWLEHRAQRIVSDNETLYFYDVAQNYLYAHPEEMQKHTASTLDFDFVARYVFSEDQPAGEGPYVNPIHYAGTERLEIPRDLLPATGTIRIWYPLPVETESQTNVTVANLSYADAIVKGPVTTGPIGYVYYEIPVETVTGDLTIAADITFTSYEQRFEIDPEQVGEYDTSDPEYLLYTVSERNIEITDAVRAKAREIVGNETNPHLQAEMIYASIIETYPYSHVPHLSLDARVPKVAESTHMFETGHGDCGTQSMLFSAFCRSLGIPARAIGGYQMILADAPGAHFWAQYYLPGYGWVPVDPTVADAADWVPISDEKRSIFKQYYAANLDPTRLVIQKNVDAPLDPPLPDDDAVFRIVRQYPAIVADTADGEINLAGMEGFSITLRAVER